Proteins encoded within one genomic window of Methanosarcina barkeri str. Wiesmoor:
- the cysE gene encoding serine O-acetyltransferase produces the protein MGIKEDIRTVFEKDPAARSTLEVICCYPGLHAIWIHRISHSLWERHFYFLARLLSHISRMLTGIEIHPGAKLGRRVFIDHGSGVVIGETAEVGDDVLIYMGVVLGGTALEKVKRHPTIENDVVIGSGASVLGPITVGRGAKIGAGSVVIRSVPAGATVVGVPARIAETHPSVSAGQLDHDKLPDPGLIVISQILDRLSSLEDKFQAHEELVSGHGKTPQGTVLKDEQIYSLLKDVVDPGVGMDIVKLGLVKEVVVDGPNVEVNLVLTTSACPMIEYFKEQIRRKVLSAEGVEKVNVNILDEPWSWDQNKKKVVH, from the coding sequence ATGGGAATCAAGGAAGATATCAGGACCGTTTTTGAAAAAGACCCCGCAGCGAGGTCTACACTTGAGGTAATCTGCTGCTATCCGGGCCTTCATGCTATCTGGATACACCGGATATCTCATTCGCTCTGGGAGAGACACTTTTATTTTCTGGCCCGTCTGCTCTCTCACATCTCAAGGATGTTAACAGGTATTGAAATCCATCCAGGGGCAAAGCTTGGAAGGAGAGTTTTCATAGACCATGGTTCCGGAGTTGTGATTGGAGAAACTGCTGAGGTAGGGGATGACGTTCTGATATATATGGGAGTTGTGTTAGGCGGGACAGCTCTGGAAAAGGTAAAGCGTCATCCTACTATTGAAAATGATGTGGTTATTGGTTCAGGAGCATCTGTACTTGGACCGATTACTGTTGGAAGAGGCGCTAAAATAGGCGCCGGTTCAGTTGTGATCCGGTCAGTTCCAGCCGGAGCTACGGTTGTGGGAGTCCCTGCAAGAATTGCAGAGACACATCCTTCGGTTTCTGCAGGACAACTTGACCATGATAAGCTGCCTGATCCCGGACTTATTGTGATAAGCCAGATACTTGACCGGCTGAGCAGTCTAGAAGACAAGTTCCAGGCACATGAAGAGTTAGTTTCCGGACATGGAAAAACTCCACAAGGAACAGTACTTAAAGATGAGCAAATTTATTCCCTGCTAAAAGACGTGGTCGACCCAGGAGTAGGGATGGATATCGTCAAACTGGGCCTGGTAAAGGAAGTAGTAGTCGACGGACCAAATGTAGAGGTAAACCTTGTATTGACAACAAGCGCCTGCCCTATGATCGAGTATTTTAAGGAACAGATCCGGCGAAAAGTCCTGAGTGCGGAAGGTGTAGAAAAAGTTAATGTCAATATCCTTGATGAGCCCTGGAGCTGGGACCAAAACAAAAAAAAGGTCGTTCATTAA